One stretch of Shewanella sp. Arc9-LZ DNA includes these proteins:
- a CDS encoding LysR family transcriptional regulator, which produces MRIDIDAFNVLQVLVEEGSFAKASERLHKAQSAVSYQIKKLEQHLGVTLFNRDHYRAELTPEGKVILAEGQRLLQHLANIEHLASRFSQGWEPKLELVIDGALPMEPIMTALKRMSEHNIPTKVQLNMEFLGGVQHRFERDQADLMLVKDYRTGPSYHPKPLPAITSVLVASSQHPLSQLKDISLPELQQHVELTIEDSSPGKRDRDEMQFGGDKVFYLSGFIMKKNALLKGLGFGWMPDFLIAEELHQGQLIEIDFIGGNRFSFTPQLVSTLERPLGRAGQLFTELILQEFAQYQLHQQSGLSGAGLG; this is translated from the coding sequence ATGCGAATAGATATCGATGCCTTTAATGTACTGCAGGTACTTGTTGAAGAAGGAAGTTTTGCAAAAGCTTCAGAGCGATTACACAAGGCACAATCGGCAGTAAGCTATCAGATTAAAAAACTAGAGCAACATCTCGGCGTGACATTATTTAATCGAGATCATTATCGAGCGGAATTAACACCCGAAGGTAAGGTTATTTTGGCCGAAGGGCAACGGCTGTTACAGCATTTAGCCAATATTGAACATCTTGCCAGTCGCTTTAGTCAGGGTTGGGAGCCCAAACTTGAGTTAGTAATAGACGGTGCTTTACCGATGGAACCGATCATGACCGCGCTTAAGCGCATGTCAGAACACAACATACCGACTAAAGTGCAGCTTAATATGGAGTTTTTAGGCGGGGTACAGCATCGCTTTGAGCGCGACCAGGCCGACTTAATGCTGGTTAAGGATTATCGTACTGGCCCCTCTTATCATCCTAAACCGCTACCTGCTATTACCAGCGTGCTTGTCGCGTCATCACAACATCCATTAAGTCAGCTTAAAGACATTAGTTTGCCTGAATTGCAACAACATGTTGAGTTAACCATCGAAGATTCATCTCCTGGTAAACGTGACCGCGATGAAATGCAATTTGGCGGCGATAAAGTCTTTTATTTGTCAGGCTTTATCATGAAAAAAAATGCTTTGCTAAAAGGTCTGGGTTTTGGTTGGATGCCGGATTTTTTAATTGCTGAAGAATTACATCAAGGGCAACTGATCGAGATTGATTTTATTGGTGGTAATCGGTTTAGTTTTACACCGCAATTAGTCTCTACACTTGAACGTCCGCTTGGGCGAGCTGGGCAGTTATTTACCGAGCTTATTTTGCAAGAATTTGCTCAATATCAATTACACCAACAATCAGGATTAAGCGGTGCGGGTTTAGGTTAA
- a CDS encoding 1-aminocyclopropane-1-carboxylate deaminase/D-cysteine desulfhydrase produces MFSISPVQTMNFAGRSIYIKRDDLLHADFSGNKARKFYHFLHHDYSHITQLVASGSAQANSLYSMSVLAKRQGWKFDYYVSHISEFLLQHPQGNYAAAIQNGANIIDVSHLTDVENLQSMHLDDAMQYIVSSNPSYADKKQLLFIPEGGRCEYAETGITQLACEIIQWAQDQQKNKLKVFLPSGTGTTAAYLNKQLTQQLAHLSLTKVFTIEVLTCSTVGGDEYLRQQFSQLVDEVYFPTIINDGHKYHFGKLSRRCFDMWNTVCQSGIEFELLYDPVGFLVLQHYLNSKTANATDILYIHQGGVLGNKTMLPRYQRKFSHSV; encoded by the coding sequence ATGTTTTCGATAAGCCCAGTGCAAACGATGAACTTTGCTGGCCGCAGCATCTACATTAAACGAGATGATTTATTACATGCTGATTTTAGTGGTAATAAAGCACGTAAATTTTATCATTTTTTGCATCATGATTATTCACATATTACCCAACTAGTGGCATCGGGTTCGGCCCAAGCCAACTCATTATATTCCATGTCAGTATTGGCTAAGCGGCAAGGGTGGAAATTTGATTACTATGTAAGCCATATCAGCGAGTTTTTATTACAACATCCTCAAGGCAATTATGCCGCTGCGATACAAAATGGCGCCAATATTATTGATGTTAGTCATTTGACCGATGTTGAAAATCTTCAAAGTATGCATTTAGACGATGCTATGCAATATATTGTTTCATCGAATCCAAGCTACGCAGATAAAAAACAATTACTTTTTATTCCTGAAGGTGGGCGTTGTGAGTATGCCGAAACCGGGATAACACAACTTGCCTGTGAAATTATTCAATGGGCGCAAGATCAACAAAAAAATAAGCTAAAGGTATTTTTACCCTCAGGTACGGGGACCACTGCGGCTTATTTAAATAAACAACTTACTCAACAATTGGCTCATTTATCATTAACGAAAGTTTTTACCATTGAGGTGTTAACTTGCAGTACCGTGGGAGGGGATGAATATTTACGTCAACAATTCTCACAATTAGTCGATGAGGTTTATTTTCCTACAATTATTAATGATGGTCATAAATATCATTTTGGCAAACTATCACGACGTTGTTTTGATATGTGGAATACAGTATGCCAGTCGGGAATTGAATTTGAATTATTGTACGACCCGGTTGGATTTCTAGTGTTACAACATTATTTGAATAGTAAAACTGCCAATGCAACCGATATTCTCTATATACATCAGGGGGGAGTTTTGGGAAATAAAACAATGTTGCCAAGATACCAACGAAAATTTTCGCACTCGGTTTGA
- a CDS encoding LON peptidase substrate-binding domain-containing protein has translation MIIPLFPLPICLLPQGYTQLRIFEPRYKRLVSESLKSGVGFGLCMLADDKKTILPMGTLTQIIDFETLEDGLLGISVQGQKTFIINKISVDSDGLKRADVSLIDSWPCDIIERQTEQSHDHTDERKKDKALSNTLKQILQQYPQHLAHYSEENFNDIAWVCQRWLEIIPLSSKEKYQCINSHDHQLAKSFLADIIK, from the coding sequence ATGATCATCCCATTATTCCCATTACCGATTTGCTTGTTACCTCAAGGATATACCCAGTTACGTATTTTTGAACCTAGATATAAACGCTTAGTATCAGAATCGCTAAAAAGTGGTGTTGGTTTTGGCTTATGTATGTTGGCTGATGATAAAAAAACCATATTACCCATGGGCACATTAACCCAGATTATCGACTTTGAAACTCTTGAAGATGGCTTATTAGGTATTAGTGTGCAAGGGCAAAAAACGTTCATTATTAACAAAATAAGTGTTGATAGTGACGGTTTAAAGCGCGCCGATGTCAGCTTAATTGATTCTTGGCCGTGCGATATCATTGAACGACAAACTGAACAGAGCCACGATCACACTGATGAGCGTAAAAAAGATAAAGCACTTAGCAATACGTTAAAGCAAATTTTACAGCAATACCCACAGCATCTTGCCCACTATTCTGAAGAAAACTTTAATGATATTGCGTGGGTTTGTCAGCGATGGCTTGAAATTATCCCATTGAGTTCCAAAGAAAAATATCAGTGTATCAATAGCCATGATCATCAATTAGCTAAATCATTCTTAGCCGACATAATAAAATAA
- a CDS encoding TIGR00266 family protein has translation MKSHEVDYEIIGSSMQLVEVELDPNESVIAEAGAMTYLEEDIMFEARMGDGSEPESGFFGKLLGAGKHAISGEGIFMTHFTNEGQQKRKVAFAAPFPGTILAIDLAHHQGELICQKDSFLAAALGTQVSMKFNKRLGTGFFGGEGFILQSLKGDGMAFVHAGGTLIKKELHGETLRVDTGCLVGFTPGIDYDIQRAGSLKSMVFGGEGLFLATLKGHGTVWLQSLPFSRMADRIIAHAPSSGGKDQGEGSVLGGIGRMIN, from the coding sequence ATGAAAAGTCATGAAGTAGATTATGAAATTATAGGTTCTAGTATGCAGCTGGTTGAAGTTGAATTAGACCCAAATGAGTCTGTTATTGCTGAAGCGGGTGCGATGACTTACCTCGAAGAAGACATTATGTTTGAGGCCAGAATGGGTGATGGCTCTGAACCAGAATCCGGTTTTTTTGGCAAGCTACTTGGTGCAGGTAAACACGCCATTTCGGGTGAGGGTATTTTTATGACCCACTTTACTAATGAAGGTCAACAAAAACGAAAAGTGGCATTTGCTGCGCCATTTCCTGGCACTATTTTGGCGATAGACTTAGCTCACCATCAAGGCGAACTTATCTGCCAAAAAGACAGCTTTTTAGCGGCAGCCTTAGGCACGCAAGTAAGCATGAAGTTTAATAAGCGATTAGGCACCGGTTTCTTTGGTGGTGAAGGATTTATTCTACAAAGCCTTAAAGGTGATGGCATGGCGTTTGTGCATGCTGGTGGGACACTGATTAAAAAAGAATTACACGGTGAGACATTGCGAGTCGATACAGGTTGTTTAGTTGGATTCACTCCCGGGATTGATTATGACATACAGCGTGCAGGCTCATTAAAGTCGATGGTATTTGGTGGTGAAGGTTTGTTCCTTGCAACCTTAAAAGGCCATGGGACTGTGTGGTTACAAAGCTTACCGTTTTCTCGTATGGCTGACAGAATTATTGCTCATGCACCATCAAGTGGTGGCAAAGACCAAGGTGAAGGTTCTGTACTTGGCGGAATAGGGCGAATGATTAACTAG
- a CDS encoding alpha/beta hydrolase, translating into MTAQLDKIVIEPQSPATSCVIWLHGLGDSGAGFAPVVPVLGLNSQHSIRFIFPHAPEQAVTINGGFVMRSWYDIKSMDLHDRADIQGVMASEQAIRQLIVDQISSGIPADKIVLAGFSQGGVMSLFTGLRFEQKLAGIMALSCYLPGGEALPEQLADANIHTPIFQNHGEQDDVVPMFAGKMANDALITAGYQSVWKTYPMAHSVLPNQLVDIGQWLQQVLK; encoded by the coding sequence ATGACTGCTCAGTTAGATAAAATCGTGATTGAACCGCAATCACCTGCAACATCTTGTGTCATTTGGTTACATGGTTTAGGCGATTCTGGTGCTGGTTTTGCACCAGTAGTACCAGTATTAGGCTTAAATAGTCAGCATAGTATTCGTTTTATTTTCCCTCATGCACCAGAGCAAGCTGTGACGATTAATGGCGGGTTTGTGATGCGTTCATGGTACGACATCAAAAGCATGGATTTGCATGACCGTGCAGATATCCAAGGTGTTATGGCGTCTGAGCAAGCAATACGTCAGCTAATCGTCGATCAAATCAGCAGCGGTATACCAGCAGATAAAATAGTCTTAGCGGGTTTTAGTCAAGGCGGAGTAATGAGTTTGTTTACCGGTCTGCGTTTTGAACAAAAACTGGCAGGTATTATGGCATTATCTTGTTATTTACCTGGTGGAGAAGCATTGCCAGAGCAACTTGCTGACGCCAATATTCATACTCCCATCTTCCAAAATCATGGTGAGCAAGATGATGTAGTCCCTATGTTTGCCGGAAAAATGGCAAATGATGCTCTGATAACAGCAGGTTATCAGAGTGTTTGGAAAACCTATCCTATGGCTCACAGCGTATTACCTAATCAACTTGTTGATATTGGTCAATGGTTACAACAAGTTTTGAAATAA
- a CDS encoding DUF3389 domain-containing protein, with the protein MVIDFSLGKIIVTVHEIQCRFHDSQLVLAASVDDISCFHQGLVIVADAGTVRWSLKLDNPAQLEALLDHTGIHAQ; encoded by the coding sequence ATGGTTATTGATTTTTCTTTGGGTAAAATTATTGTCACTGTGCATGAGATTCAATGCCGGTTTCATGATAGTCAACTGGTGCTTGCTGCGTCAGTAGATGATATTAGCTGTTTTCATCAAGGTTTAGTGATTGTTGCCGATGCGGGGACGGTGCGGTGGAGTCTCAAACTTGATAATCCAGCGCAATTAGAGGCGTTACTTGATCACACCGGGATCCACGCACAATAG
- a CDS encoding chemotaxis protein CheV: MRKVLDTVDQRTKLVGENRLELLLFRINSTQLFAINVFKIKEVVKLPPLHKLPGSNHNVYGVANIRGMSIPVINLRQAIGFSPMPVNDDCNLIITEYNRSVQAFLVGKVENIVNMTWSDIMPPPKTTGGHNYLTAITKIEDQGHLRLVSIIDVEKVLAEIIDYDVKLSDGVLDEALVSYMPGRKILIVDDSSTARKQVRDTLNQLGIEIIEASDGLQALRLLQSWADEGRQVADELLMMITDAEMPEMDGYKLTFEVRNDPRMAALFITLNTSLSGSFNQAMVKKVGCNEFISKFQPDLLVSVVQDRLRSILS, encoded by the coding sequence ATGAGAAAAGTGCTCGATACGGTAGATCAAAGAACTAAGTTAGTTGGCGAAAACCGTTTAGAATTGTTGTTGTTTCGCATTAACTCAACCCAGTTGTTTGCCATTAATGTATTTAAAATCAAAGAAGTGGTTAAGTTGCCACCCTTACATAAGTTACCCGGCAGTAATCATAATGTTTATGGAGTAGCCAACATTAGAGGGATGTCGATCCCAGTGATTAATTTACGACAAGCGATTGGTTTCTCGCCGATGCCAGTGAATGACGATTGTAACTTGATTATTACCGAGTATAACCGCAGTGTGCAGGCTTTTTTAGTCGGTAAAGTCGAGAATATCGTTAACATGACCTGGAGTGATATTATGCCGCCGCCCAAAACCACTGGCGGACATAATTACTTAACCGCAATAACGAAAATTGAAGACCAAGGACACTTACGATTAGTGTCTATTATTGATGTTGAGAAGGTATTAGCTGAGATTATTGATTACGATGTGAAGTTATCTGACGGTGTGTTAGATGAAGCGCTCGTTTCTTACATGCCTGGTCGTAAGATATTAATTGTGGATGATTCGTCAACGGCGCGTAAACAAGTAAGGGACACTCTCAATCAACTTGGTATAGAGATTATTGAGGCGTCAGATGGATTACAAGCTTTGCGATTATTACAATCGTGGGCTGATGAAGGCAGACAGGTTGCCGATGAATTGCTAATGATGATTACTGATGCCGAAATGCCCGAAATGGATGGTTATAAGTTGACCTTTGAGGTGCGTAACGATCCTCGAATGGCGGCACTCTTTATTACCCTCAATACTTCTTTAAGCGGTAGCTTTAACCAAGCGATGGTGAAAAAAGTCGGCTGTAATGAGTTTATCTCTAAATTCCAGCCCGACTTATTAGTCAGCGTTGTTCAAGATCGTTTACGGAGTATTCTTAGTTAG
- a CDS encoding peptidylprolyl isomerase encodes MIIKDDMVVQFNYTLRDEKGDVLESNEGREPIAYLHGHDNMMPGIEAAINGKEIGEKFTITPPAADTYGERQEDSEQRVSVKHLVGAKVWKPGMAAVVNTEQGQRQVTIIKVGKFMATVDVNHPLSGRELTFDIEIVGARDASDEEIAHGHAHGAGGHHH; translated from the coding sequence ATGATCATTAAAGACGATATGGTAGTGCAGTTTAATTACACGCTACGTGATGAAAAAGGCGATGTGCTTGAATCAAATGAAGGTCGTGAGCCGATTGCATATCTGCATGGGCATGACAACATGATGCCTGGTATCGAAGCTGCTATTAATGGTAAAGAAATTGGCGAAAAGTTTACTATTACTCCGCCAGCCGCTGACACTTATGGTGAACGCCAAGAAGATTCAGAGCAGCGTGTATCAGTTAAACATCTTGTCGGCGCAAAAGTATGGAAACCTGGCATGGCTGCAGTGGTGAACACTGAACAAGGTCAACGTCAAGTTACCATCATTAAAGTGGGTAAATTCATGGCAACGGTTGATGTTAATCATCCACTTTCTGGCCGTGAATTAACATTCGACATCGAAATTGTCGGTGCTCGTGATGCGTCAGATGAAGAAATTGCTCATGGCCACGCCCATGGTGCCGGTGGTCATCACCACTAA
- a CDS encoding sigma-70 family RNA polymerase sigma factor, producing MENVQSQSTQSRYDKGHLAQRSLIKLSGAMKSNEPNPMADELASLMMQVANDRCKASFAKLFSHFGPKINSFGVQRLSQQGLAMDLVQETMTRVWTKAHLYNADKAAVSTWVFTIMRNQCFDMLRKVQHNREDSFGDDIWPLFESDEAENNDDDFLLSATLLLHVEELPPLQRQVVQGIYMQELTQQELADKLNIPIGTVKSRLRLGLEKLKSFMEKHYD from the coding sequence ATGGAAAATGTTCAATCACAAAGCACACAAAGTCGTTATGATAAGGGGCATCTTGCACAAAGATCCCTAATTAAACTAAGCGGTGCTATGAAATCAAACGAACCCAATCCAATGGCTGATGAGCTTGCGTCATTAATGATGCAGGTGGCTAATGATCGATGCAAAGCATCTTTTGCAAAACTTTTTTCGCATTTTGGCCCAAAAATTAACTCTTTTGGTGTTCAGCGCTTAAGCCAACAGGGCTTAGCCATGGATTTAGTTCAAGAGACAATGACTCGAGTATGGACAAAAGCCCATCTTTACAATGCAGACAAAGCAGCGGTAAGTACTTGGGTATTTACCATCATGCGTAATCAATGTTTTGACATGCTCCGTAAAGTACAACATAACCGTGAAGATTCTTTCGGTGATGATATTTGGCCTTTATTTGAGTCTGATGAAGCTGAAAACAACGACGATGATTTTTTATTATCGGCAACTTTATTGCTGCATGTAGAAGAATTACCTCCTCTACAACGCCAAGTAGTACAAGGTATTTATATGCAAGAGCTTACTCAACAAGAGTTAGCAGACAAACTTAACATTCCAATTGGAACGGTTAAATCACGACTCAGACTTGGCTTGGAAAAATTAAAAAGCTTTATGGAGAAACACTATGATTAA
- a CDS encoding lytic murein transglycosylase, which yields MAHKRRFSVFIASMFVSSTLLSACAVSASPDPVVDVTPVQEHPDFATCVINLQQKAKTAGISQQIIDTTVANLKFVPRVIELDNQQPEFTTSFGDYFDKRVTPWRVEQGRKMMAKHESLLTKLTKEYGVPGQYIVAFWGLETNFGSYKGSMPVLDSLATLACDPRRSDYFTGELLQALKLKQQYNFADNKMVGSWAGAMGHTQFMPTNYRKYAVDGDGDGIADLWNSEVDALTSAANFLQHLGWKADERWGREVLLPVDYPFAYLGGKHPLPLVKWQALDIKQSNGQPLSTPDMQAALYLPAGHTGPAFLGYDNFNVIMRWNRSEFYAIAVGHLADRINGGAELTRAVPKQPRLSRETVKQLQQKLNDAGFDVGKPDGILGRNSVLGLQAFQQQKGLIADGFPDEQTFNALGIKL from the coding sequence ATGGCTCATAAAAGACGTTTTTCTGTGTTTATTGCTTCAATGTTTGTATCTAGCACCTTATTGAGTGCCTGTGCTGTGTCGGCATCACCCGATCCTGTTGTTGATGTTACTCCAGTTCAAGAGCATCCCGATTTTGCTACCTGTGTGATTAATTTACAGCAAAAAGCAAAAACGGCAGGGATTTCACAGCAGATTATCGATACAACGGTGGCAAATTTAAAGTTTGTCCCTAGGGTGATTGAATTAGATAATCAGCAGCCAGAATTTACCACAAGCTTTGGTGATTACTTCGACAAACGCGTCACACCATGGCGGGTTGAACAAGGCAGAAAAATGATGGCTAAACATGAGTCATTATTAACTAAGCTAACAAAAGAGTATGGCGTGCCTGGGCAATATATTGTTGCTTTTTGGGGCCTAGAAACCAACTTTGGTAGTTACAAAGGTAGCATGCCAGTGCTCGATTCATTGGCAACGCTAGCATGCGATCCAAGGCGTAGCGATTATTTCACTGGCGAGTTATTACAAGCGTTGAAGTTAAAGCAGCAATATAATTTCGCAGATAACAAAATGGTTGGATCGTGGGCTGGGGCGATGGGGCACACCCAATTTATGCCAACTAACTATCGTAAGTATGCAGTAGATGGTGACGGTGATGGTATTGCCGATTTATGGAATAGTGAAGTGGATGCATTAACTTCTGCAGCTAACTTTCTACAACACCTAGGTTGGAAAGCAGATGAGCGATGGGGACGAGAAGTATTATTACCTGTTGATTACCCGTTTGCTTACTTGGGCGGTAAACACCCGTTACCATTAGTAAAATGGCAAGCGCTTGATATTAAACAATCTAATGGTCAGCCGTTATCGACACCAGATATGCAAGCCGCTTTATATTTACCAGCAGGGCATACGGGTCCAGCTTTCTTAGGGTATGACAACTTTAATGTGATTATGCGTTGGAACCGCTCTGAATTTTATGCCATAGCAGTCGGTCATTTAGCCGACAGAATTAATGGCGGTGCGGAATTAACACGTGCGGTTCCTAAGCAGCCAAGGTTAAGCCGAGAAACGGTAAAGCAGTTACAACAAAAACTGAATGATGCTGGGTTTGATGTCGGTAAGCCAGATGGCATTTTAGGTCGTAATTCAGTGCTAGGTTTGCAAGCTTTTCAGCAGCAAAAAGGGCTAATTGCGGATGGATTTCCTGACGAACAAACATTTAATGCATTAGGCATCAAATTATAA
- a CDS encoding ChrR family anti-sigma-E factor: MINYHPDQHLLSLHAKGELPLSMSIAISAHAELCPHCQQQLDQVTIALSEQQFESAVKTQSVDTNNNQLDALLEQLLNSTLDTLEVEQASTVDPIEDNSVSIKGQHYPLPKVFRKQINASWQGIGKVSRLRLDTGEPQARASLLHIAANGEIPEHTHKGAELTLLLAGEFSDCYNTYKPGDFMLLDKEHQHSPKTLEGCLCYTIVDAPLYFTKGFSKLLNPIGDLLY; encoded by the coding sequence ATGATTAATTACCACCCAGACCAGCATTTGCTGTCTCTCCATGCTAAAGGCGAGTTGCCGCTATCGATGTCGATTGCTATCTCCGCTCATGCTGAATTGTGTCCTCATTGCCAGCAACAACTTGACCAGGTGACAATTGCGTTGTCTGAGCAACAGTTTGAGTCGGCCGTAAAAACTCAGTCGGTAGACACTAATAATAATCAATTAGACGCACTACTCGAGCAGCTATTAAATTCAACCTTAGATACTTTAGAGGTTGAACAAGCTAGTACAGTTGATCCGATTGAAGACAATAGCGTTAGTATTAAAGGTCAGCATTATCCGCTGCCTAAGGTATTTCGTAAGCAAATTAATGCTTCTTGGCAGGGTATTGGTAAAGTCAGCCGTTTGAGACTCGATACCGGAGAGCCACAAGCAAGAGCAAGCTTGTTGCATATCGCAGCCAATGGTGAAATTCCTGAACATACACACAAAGGTGCAGAGCTAACATTACTGCTCGCAGGTGAGTTCAGCGACTGTTACAACACCTACAAGCCTGGTGATTTTATGCTGCTTGATAAAGAGCACCAACATTCACCAAAAACACTTGAAGGTTGTTTGTGCTATACCATTGTCGATGCCCCGTTATACTTCACTAAAGGGTTCAGCAAACTATTAAACCCAATTGGCGATTTACTTTACTAA
- a CDS encoding EVE domain-containing protein, whose protein sequence is MNYWLMKSEPDDFSIDNLQMSKQQTVAWQGIRNYQARNYIRDQITIGDVVLFYHSSCKVPAIVGLAKISSEAQIDSSAFDNRSPYFDAKSNANAPRWWQVDIQFMAKFSKPVSLKQLKADPALQDMVLVAKGARLSIQPVTQLQYQHIMQLTTLE, encoded by the coding sequence ATGAACTATTGGTTAATGAAGTCTGAACCAGACGACTTTAGTATTGATAATCTACAGATGAGTAAGCAGCAAACTGTTGCTTGGCAAGGTATTCGTAACTATCAAGCACGTAATTATATTCGCGATCAAATTACAATTGGCGATGTAGTGTTGTTTTACCACTCTAGTTGTAAAGTTCCTGCCATTGTGGGTTTAGCAAAAATTAGCAGTGAAGCTCAAATTGATAGCAGTGCTTTTGATAACCGTTCACCGTATTTTGATGCAAAATCTAACGCTAATGCGCCTCGATGGTGGCAAGTCGATATTCAATTTATGGCCAAATTTTCTAAGCCTGTGAGCTTGAAGCAATTGAAAGCCGATCCCGCGCTGCAAGATATGGTATTAGTGGCTAAAGGTGCCCGCCTGAGTATTCAGCCCGTCACACAGTTGCAATACCAACACATTATGCAACTAACAACCTTAGAATAA
- a CDS encoding DUF2750 domain-containing protein produces MTEQTAALTGFIESVKQHQVLWGLQDETGEGWVVCDSSEFEETDVMPLWSSEAAAKSHCTDEWADYNPVTITLTEFLEYWVSDLNDDGVLIGVDWEAEQECLEIDPIVLAKELVDFEKE; encoded by the coding sequence ATGACAGAACAAACAGCAGCACTAACAGGCTTTATCGAAAGCGTAAAACAACATCAAGTCTTATGGGGCTTACAAGATGAAACAGGTGAAGGTTGGGTTGTATGTGACTCATCAGAATTTGAAGAAACTGATGTTATGCCACTTTGGTCAAGTGAAGCTGCTGCAAAAAGCCATTGCACTGATGAGTGGGCAGACTACAACCCAGTGACTATTACACTGACTGAGTTTTTAGAATACTGGGTAAGTGATTTAAATGATGACGGTGTATTAATAGGTGTTGATTGGGAAGCTGAACAAGAATGCCTAGAAATTGACCCTATCGTATTGGCTAAAGAATTAGTTGATTTTGAAAAAGAATAA
- a CDS encoding YccF domain-containing protein, with protein sequence MSLLRLIFNIAWFLMGGFVMGLAWWFVGVLCFISIIGIPFGRACFVIGELAFWPFGQETVNRKHISGQEDIGTGTLGLVGNVIWFLCFGIWLAIGHLVHALACFVTIIGIPFALQHLKLALLSLTPIGQTVIAKPTY encoded by the coding sequence ATGTCTCTTTTACGCTTAATCTTTAATATTGCTTGGTTTTTAATGGGTGGTTTTGTTATGGGACTAGCTTGGTGGTTTGTTGGAGTACTGTGCTTTATCAGTATCATTGGCATCCCATTTGGTCGTGCTTGTTTTGTTATTGGCGAACTGGCTTTCTGGCCATTTGGACAAGAGACCGTTAACCGGAAACACATTTCAGGCCAAGAAGATATTGGCACTGGCACGTTAGGTTTGGTGGGTAATGTAATATGGTTTTTATGCTTTGGTATTTGGCTCGCGATTGGTCATCTAGTCCATGCTCTGGCTTGTTTTGTAACGATTATAGGTATTCCGTTCGCGTTACAACATCTTAAGTTGGCCTTATTAAGTTTAACCCCTATCGGTCAAACCGTTATTGCCAAACCGACTTATTAA